A single region of the Erythrobacter sp. genome encodes:
- the hisG gene encoding ATP phosphoribosyltransferase, whose protein sequence is MTSQLTFAVPKGRILDEALPVMARAGIVPEEAFHDHANRSLSFATTRADVGLIRVRAFDVATFVAHGAAQAGIVGSDVVEEFDYDDLYAPVDLDIGHCRLSVARLASDAGADSGASHLRVATKYPNLTRRHFEAAGVQAECVKLNGAMELAPSLGLARRIVDLVSTGRTLKENGLVETSRILDISARLIVNRAALKTDPRVAEIVAAFREEVEARRAGAGTDRVPA, encoded by the coding sequence ATGACCAGCCAGCTGACATTCGCCGTGCCCAAGGGGCGCATCCTCGACGAGGCGCTGCCCGTGATGGCGCGCGCCGGGATCGTGCCGGAAGAGGCGTTTCACGATCACGCGAACCGCTCGCTGTCGTTTGCGACGACGCGCGCGGACGTGGGCCTCATCCGCGTGCGCGCCTTCGACGTCGCGACCTTCGTCGCCCACGGCGCGGCGCAGGCGGGGATCGTCGGCTCGGACGTCGTCGAGGAATTCGACTACGACGACCTTTACGCGCCGGTCGATCTCGACATCGGCCATTGCCGCCTGTCGGTCGCGCGGCTGGCGAGCGACGCGGGCGCGGACAGCGGGGCGAGCCACCTGCGCGTCGCCACCAAGTATCCCAACCTCACCCGCCGCCATTTCGAAGCCGCGGGTGTGCAGGCCGAATGCGTCAAATTGAATGGTGCGATGGAACTCGCACCCTCGCTCGGCCTTGCGCGGCGGATCGTCGATCTCGTCTCCACGGGGCGCACGCTCAAGGAAAACGGTCTCGTCGAGACGAGCCGCATCCTCGACATTTCCGCGCGCCTGATCGTCAACCGCGCCGCGCTCAAGACCGACCCGCGCGTGGCCGAGATCGTCGCCGCCTTCCGCGAAGAGGTCGAGGCGCGGCGGGCCGGCGCGGGCACGGACAGGGTTCCGGCGTAA
- a CDS encoding alpha/beta hydrolase — protein MEQKRVELANGIHLDIVDEGPVDAPVLIFLHGFPESHRTWRHQIRHFSDRFRCIAPDQRGYRGSSKPQEVDAYTPDKLIGDVFLLADALSIPKFTIVGHDWGGAIAWGVALGGQHMRVTRAVIANAPHPQIFQKLLYTNPQQREASQYIRGFRDPANDALVKEHGLTGLLLKEVKWDRPDAMEAEERDALLRDWQNRDAAFGMLNYYRASPIDVPEMDAPYEVPAGYTPPDLPKLTIPTLVIWALDDLALPPENLSGLEEIVDPLTIVRVPDCGHFVPWEAPDAVNRAMKEFLGG, from the coding sequence ATGGAACAGAAACGGGTAGAGCTGGCGAACGGCATCCACCTCGACATCGTCGACGAAGGGCCGGTCGATGCGCCGGTGCTGATCTTCCTCCACGGCTTTCCCGAAAGCCACCGCACATGGCGCCACCAGATCCGGCATTTCTCGGACAGGTTCCGGTGCATCGCCCCCGACCAGCGCGGCTATCGCGGCTCGTCCAAGCCGCAGGAGGTGGATGCCTACACCCCCGACAAGCTGATCGGGGACGTGTTCCTGCTGGCCGATGCGCTTTCGATCCCGAAATTCACCATCGTCGGCCACGACTGGGGCGGCGCGATCGCGTGGGGCGTGGCACTCGGCGGGCAGCATATGCGGGTGACACGCGCCGTGATCGCCAACGCGCCGCATCCGCAGATCTTCCAGAAGCTCCTCTACACCAATCCGCAGCAGCGCGAGGCGAGCCAGTATATCCGCGGCTTTCGCGACCCCGCCAATGACGCGCTGGTGAAGGAGCACGGCCTGACCGGGCTGCTGCTCAAGGAGGTCAAGTGGGATCGCCCCGACGCGATGGAGGCGGAGGAACGCGACGCGCTGCTGCGCGACTGGCAGAACCGCGACGCGGCCTTCGGAATGCTCAACTACTACCGCGCCTCGCCCATCGACGTGCCGGAAATGGACGCGCCTTACGAAGTGCCTGCGGGCTATACCCCCCCCGACCTGCCCAAGCTGACCATCCCCACGCTGGTCATCTGGGCGCTGGACGACCTTGCCCTGCCGCCCGAGAACCTTTCGGGTCTAGAGGAGATCGTCGACCCGCTCACCATCGTGCGCGTGCCCGATTGCGGGCATTTCGTGCCGTGGGAAGCGCCGGATGCGGTGAACCGGGCGATGAAGGAATTCCTCGGCGGCTGA